Proteins from one Apis cerana isolate GH-2021 linkage group LG11, AcerK_1.0, whole genome shotgun sequence genomic window:
- the LOC107999361 gene encoding kinesin-like protein unc-104 isoform X29 — MSSVKVAVRVRPFNNREISREAQCIIEMSGSTTSILNPKAPPGSKDSVKSFNYDYSYFSMDPNDANYSSQLMVYKDIGEEMLEHAFEGYNVCIFAYGQTGAGKSYTMMGKQEEGQEGIIPQICKDLFRKISRNSNECLKYSVEVSYMEIYCERVRDLLNPKNKGNLRVREHPLLGPYVEDLSKLAVMSYQDIHDLIDEGNKARTVAATNMNETSSRSHAVFTIFFTQQKQDSATGLVTEKVSKISLVDLAGSERADSTGAKGTRLKEGANINKSLTTLGKVISALAEIATKKKKKADFIPYRDSVLTWLLRENLGGNSKTAMIAAVSPADINYDETLSTLRYADRAKQIVCKAVVNEDANAKLIRELKEEIQKLRELLKQEGIDVQEGDEIVRVVKREDDVKETRPRIPSHTTSTIAEEAVDQLQASEKLIAELNETWEEKLKRTELIRLQREAVFAEMGVAVKEDGVTVGVFSPKKTPHLVNLNEDPMMSECLIYYIKDGFTRIGSAEANIPQDIQLCGPHILSEHCVFENHEGIITLMPKKGALIYVNGREVTEPVILKTGSRVILGKNHVFRFNHPDQVRERREKGSPVETPGNGETVDWNFAQIELLEKQGIDLKAEMEKRLLVLEEQFRKEKEEADQLFEEQRKSYEARIDALQRQVEEQSMTMSMYSSYTPEDFNNIEEDIFVNPLFDAESNWTEREFQLAAWAFRKWKYHQFTSLRDDLWGNAIFLKEANAISVELKKKVQFQFTLLTDTLYSPLPPDLLPVVDDVLEEEERPFPRTIVAVEVQDTKNGATHYWTLDKLRQKLELMREMYHNEAELSPTSPDFNIESITGGDPFYDRFPWFRMVGRSFIYLSNLMYPVPLIHKVAIVNEKGDVKGYLRVTVQAVVEEENNEYSSGVRQSARISFEDDLFGNNQKQNKRNILLTQTLEKNRQILLHEERVVEGHNEQKEIKDEDDIGDADSGRGDSSVSSDMKEEDLPDHLQLGSEFTFRVTVLQAMGISTEYADIFCQFNFLHRHDEAFSTEPVKNTGKGNSPGFYHVQNITVTVTKSFLEYLKTQPIVFEVFGHYQQHPLHKDAKLEYVRQPPKRMLPPSIPISQPVRSPKFGSVLPSPSTSHVHAKYDVLVWFEICELAPNGEYVPSVVDHSDDLPCRGLFLLHQGIQRRIRITIVHEPASELRWKDVRELVVGRIRNTPEPEEEDNDSSVLSLGLFPGEYLEVPGDDRCMFRFEAAWDSSLHNSALLNRVTAYGEQIFMTISAYLELENCGRPAIITKDLSMIIYGRDARVGPRSLKHLFSGSYRNQEANRLSGVYELVLRRSSEAGVQRRQRRVLDTSSTYVRGEENLHGWRPRGDSLIFDHQWELEKLTRLEEVGKVRHTLLLREKLGIDKVSFCNKISHDFTKSEKDVCNMMAKATNETHASPVKLKRSTSKDIYEPWEMSEREKELALKCIKLIQGRIPNKEPILLSDVSPGEDMADMSTSMMSSVISSSSQELSSPERARLQELQESILASESASQSCTIAPAPLGSSSPSKENLVLYVPEVEEIRISPVIARKGYLNVLEHKTNGWKKRWVAVRRPYVLIFREEKDPVERALINLATAQVEYSEDQLAMVKVPNTFSVVTKHRGYLLQTLGDKEVYDWLYAINPLLAGQIRSKLARKGPAATNLNNASPVGLIPPIDQQSNQNK, encoded by the exons ATGTCGTCGGTAAAGGTGGCGGTGAGGGTACGACCCTTCAATAATCGAGAAATCTCGCGCGAGGCACAATGCATCATCGAAATGTCCGGCAGCACTACtt CGATATTAAATCCCAAAGCACCACCGGGCAGCAAAGATTCGGTCAAGAGCTTCAATTACGATTATTCCTATTTTTCCATGGAT CCAAATGACGCAAATTATTCTTCACAACTTATGGTCTATAAGGATATCGGTGAAGAGATGTTGGAACATGCCTTCGAAG GTTATAATGTCTGTATATTCGCATATGGACAAACTGGCGCAGGTAAATCGTATACTATGATGGGCAAACAAGAAGAGGGTCAAGAGGGAATAATACCTCAAATTTGCAAGgatctttttagaaaaatcagTCGTAATTCAAACGAGTGCCTGAAATATTCTGTAGAAGTCAGTTACATGGAAATATACTGCGAAAGAGTACGGGATCTCTTGAATCCTAAGAACAAGGGAAATCTTCGGGTAAGAGAACACCCTCTACTTGGACCGTATGTTGAGGATTTATCGAAATTGGCGGTGATGTCCTATCAAGATATTCATGATCTTATCGATGAAGGCAATAAAGCAAG aaCGGTAGCAGCtacaaatatgaatgaaacatCTAGCAGATCTCACGCTGTATTTACGATATTCTTTACACAACAAAAACAAGATTCTGCGACTGGATTAGTGACAGAAAAAGTTAGCAAAATTTCACTCGTCGATTTAGCAGGTTCTGAAAGGGCTGATTCTACTGGTGCAAAAGGTACAAGATTAAAAGAAGGtgctaatattaataaaagcttAACAACCCTTGGAAAAGTCATCAGTGCTCTAGCTGAAATT GcgactaaaaagaaaaagaaggctGATTTTATCCCTTATAGAGATTCTGTTCTAACATGGCTATTGAGAGAAAATCTAGGAGGTAATTCTAAAACAGCGATGATTGCGGCAGTGAGTCCAGCAGATATCAATTACGATGAAACTCTTTCTACTTTAcg ATACGCAGACAGAGCGAAACAAATAGTTTGCAAGGCTGTCGTTAATGAAGATGCAAACGCGAAACTTATCAGGGAACTTAAAGAAGAGATTCAGAAGCTACGAGAATTGCTGAAACAAGAGGGTATTGATGTACAAGAAG GAGACGAAATTGTCCGAGTAGTCAAACGTGAGGACGATGTGAAGGAAACTCGACCTAGAATCCCGTCACACACTACATCGACTATCGCTGAAGAAGCAGTAGATCAATTGCAAGCTTCGGAAAAACTTATAGctg aattgaatgaaacatgggaagagaaattgaaacgaaCCGAGCTAATTCGTTTGCAACGTGAGGCAGTGTTCGCTGAAATGGGAGTTGCTGTGAAAGAGGACGGTGTTACTGTTGGTGTGTTCTCTCCAAAAAAGACTCCTCACTTGGTGAATCTGAACGAGGATCCTATGATGTctgaatgtttaatttattacatcaagGATGGCTTCACGCGTATCGGTAGTGCCGAAGCTAACATACCACAAGATATTCAGCTATGTGGACCTCATATATTAAGTGAACACTGTGTTTTTGAGAATCACGAGGGTATTATTACTCTAATGCCCAAAAAAGGAgctttaatttatgtaaatggaCGCGAAGTCACTGAGCCAGTTATTTTGAAAACCGGATCTCGTGTCATTTTAGGAAAGAATCATGTATTCAGATTCAATCATCCTGATCAag ttcgcgaacgaagagaaaaaggatcTCCCGTTGAAACTCCTGGAAATGGAGAGACAGTTGACTGGAACTTTGCACAGATCGAATTGTTAGAAAAGCAAGGAATCGATTTAAAGGCTGAAATGGAGAAAAGACTATTAGTTCTGGAAGAACAATTCCgtaaagagaaggaagaagcaGATCAATTGTTCGAAGAACAAAGAAAa agTTATGAAGCTCGAATAGATGCACTACAAAGACAAGTGGAGGAACAAAGCATGACAATGTCCATGTACAGCAGTTATACACCTGAAGATTTCAATAACATTGAAGAAGATATTTTcg TCAACCCCTTGTTTGACGCAGAGAGCAACTGGACCGAGAGAGAATTCCAGCTGGCCGCTTGGGCCTTTCGCAAATGGAAATATCATCAATTCACAAGTCTTCGAGACGATCTCTGGGGCAACGCTATATTCCTCAAAGAAGCTAACGCTATTTCTGTCGAACTCAAAAAGAAG GTACAATTCCAGTTTACTTTACTCACGGATACGCTTTATTCACCACTTCCACCGGATCTTTTGCCCGTTGTGGATGATGTtttggaagaagaggaaagaccGTTCCCACGTACTATAGTCGCTGTAGAGGTTCAAGATACAAAGAATGGCGCAACACATTATTGGACACTCGATAAACTTAG acAAAAACTGGAATTGATGCGTGAAATGTACCACAATGAAGCAGAATTATCTCCAACATCTCCAGATTTCAATATTGAATCCATAACCGGAGGTGATCCATTCTACGATCGTTTTCCTTGGTTCCGAATGGTTGGCAG GTCCTTTATATATCTAAGCAATCTTATGTATCCTGTACCACTAATTCACAAAGTTGCAATAGTAAACGAAAAAGGAGATGTAAAAGGCTACTTGCGTGTGACTGTGCAAGCTGTCGTTG AAGAGGAAAACAATGAATATTCAAGTGGCGTCAGACAATCAGCTAGAATTTCCTTCGAAGATGATCTATTTGGCAATAATCAAAAGCAGAATAAACGCAACATTCTATTGACTCAGACTCTTGAGAAGAATCGACAGATCTTGTTGCATGAAGAACGTGTTGTAGAAGGTCATAACGAgcaaaaggaaattaaagatGAGGATGATATTGGTGATGCAGACAGCGGTAGAGGCGACAGTTCAGTTTCTAGTGATATGAAGGAAGAAGATTTGCCAGACCACTTACAACTCGGTTCCGAATTCACATTCAGAGTTACTGTGTTGCAAGCAATGGGTATTTCTACCGAATATGCTGATATTTTTTGCCAATTTAA TTTCTTGCATCGACATGATGAAGCATTTTCAACGGAACCGGTTAAAAATACAGGAAAGGGTAATTCTCCTGGATTTTATCATGTACAAAAt atTACGGTAACAGTAACAAAGTCATTTTTGGAATATCTAAAAACTCAGCCGATTGTCTTCGAAGTTTTTGGACATTATCAACAACATCCTTTGCATAAAGATGCCAAACTTGAAta TGTGAGACAACCACCAAAGAGAATGCTTCCACCATCCATACCAATCAGTCAACCTGTACGTTCACCGAAATTTGGTAGCGTTTTACCATCTCCCAGTACATCACACGTACATGCAAAATACGATGTATTAGTTTGGTTCGAAATTTGTGAATTAGCGCCAAATGGTGAATATGTACCCTCCGTGGTCGATCATAGTGATGATCTACCATGCCGTGGATTATTTTTGCTGCATCAGGGAATTCAACGTCGTATTCGAATTACTATTGTTCACGAACCAGCATCTGAATTGCGATGGAAAGATGTTAGAGAATTGGTTGTAGGTCGTATTAGAAACACTCCAGaaccagaagaagaagacaatGATTCATCCGTGCTCTCATTAGGTCTATTTCCTGGTGAATATTTAGAAGTACCCGGTGATGATAGATGCATGTTCAGATTTGAAGCAGCATGGGATAGTTCTCTTCATAATTCAGCTTTGCTGAATAGAGTCACAGCATATGGAGAACAAATCTTTATGACCATTTCTGCATATCTCGaa ttGGAAAATTGTGGAAGGCCGGCGATCATCACAAAAGACTTAAGCATGATTATTTATGGCAGAGACGCTAGAGTAGGACCACGTTCTCTGAAGCATCTGTTCAGCGGAAGTTATCGCAATCAGGAAGCGAATAGGCTCAGTGGTGTTTACGAGTTGGTCCTACGTCGTTCTTCGGAAGCAG gtgTTCAGAGGCGACAACGTCGTGTATTAGACACCAGTTCTACATATGTtagaggagaagaaaatctTCATGGATGGAGACCTCGAGGAGATAGTTTAATATTCGATCATCAATgggaattagaaaaattgacgAGATTAGAAGAAGTGGGGAAAGTAAGACACACATTACTATTACGAGAAAAACTTGGTATTGATAAAGTATCATTCtgcaataaaatatcacaTGATTTCACCAAAAGTGAAAag GACGTTTGTAACATGATGGCGAAGGCAACAAACGAAACGCATGCTAGTCCGGTAAAATTGAAGCGTTCAACAAGTAAAGACATTTATGAACCTTGGGAAATGtccgagagagaaaaagaattagcTTTGAAATGTATCAAACTTATTCAAGGTCGAATTCCAAACAAAGAACCTATTTTATTGTCAGATGTTTCACCTGGAGAAGATATGGCTGATATGTCGACATCTATGATGTCTTCGGTGATATCATCTTCGTCTCAAGA GTTAAGTTCACCAGAAAGAGCTAGACTGCAGGAATTGCAGGAAAGTATATTAGCCAGTGAATCTGCTAGCCAATCATGTACTATTGCGCCGGCTCCGTTGGGTTCATCTTCTCCATCAAAGGAGAATTTAGTTCTCTACGTTCCAGAAGTCGAAGAAATACGTATCAGTCCAGTTATTGCTAGGAAAGGATATTTGAATGTTCTCGAACACAAGACTAATGGTTGGAAGAAACGCTGGGtg GCTGTGCGACGACCATATGTTTTAATCtttcgagaagaaaaggaTCCAGTGGAGAGAGCTCTTATTAATTTAGCTACTGCTCAAGTTGAATATTCTGAAGATCAATTAGCTATGGTAAAAGTACCAAATACTTTcag tgTAGTCACAAAACATCGaggatatttattacaaacattAGGAGACAAAGAGGTTTATGACTGGCTATATGCTATTAATCCTCTTCTTGCTGGTCAAATCAG GTCAAAACTAGCGCGCAAAGGTCCGGCAGCtacaaatttgaataatgcTTCACCTGTTGGTCTAATTCCGCCAATAGATCAACAATCGAACCAAAATAAGTGA
- the LOC107999361 gene encoding kinesin-like protein unc-104 isoform X13, translating into MSSVKVAVRVRPFNNREISREAQCIIEMSGSTTSILNPKAPPGSKDSVKSFNYDYSYFSMDPNDANYSSQLMVYKDIGEEMLEHAFEGYNVCIFAYGQTGAGKSYTMMGKQEEGQEGIIPQICKDLFRKISRNSNECLKYSVEVSYMEIYCERVRDLLNPKNKGNLRVREHPLLGPYVEDLSKLAVMSYQDIHDLIDEGNKARTVAATNMNETSSRSHAVFTIFFTQQKQDSATGLVTEKVSKISLVDLAGSERADSTGAKGTRLKEGANINKSLTTLGKVISALAEIATKKKKKADFIPYRDSVLTWLLRENLGGNSKTAMIAAVSPADINYDETLSTLRYADRAKQIVCKAVVNEDANAKLIRELKEEIQKLRELLKQEGIDVQEGPDGKVTYEKKESRDEIVRVVKREDDVKETRPRIPSHTTSTIAEEAVDQLQASEKLIAELNETWEEKLKRTELIRLQREAVFAEMGVAVKEDGVTVGVFSPKKTPHLVNLNEDPMMSECLIYYIKDGFTRIGSAEANIPQDIQLCGPHILSEHCVFENHEGIITLMPKKGALIYVNGREVTEPVILKTGSRVILGKNHVFRFNHPDQVRERREKGSPVETPGNGETVDWNFAQIELLEKQGIDLKAEMEKRLLVLEEQFRKEKEEADQLFEEQRKSYEARIDALQRQVEEQSMTMSMYSSYTPEDFNNIEEDIFVNPLFDAESNWTEREFQLAAWAFRKWKYHQFTSLRDDLWGNAIFLKEANAISVELKKKVQFQFTLLTDTLYSPLPPDLLPVVDDVLEEEERPFPRTIVAVEVQDTKNGATHYWTLDKLRQKLELMREMYHNEAELSPTSPDFNIESITGGDPFYDRFPWFRMVGRSFIYLSNLMYPVPLIHKVAIVNEKGDVKGYLRVTVQAVVEEENNEYSSGVRQSARISFEDDLFGNNQKQNKRNILLTQTLEKNRQILLHEERVVEGHNEQKEIKDEDDIGDADSGRGDSSVSSDMKEEDLPDHLQLGSEFTFRVTVLQAMGISTEYADIFCQFNFLHRHDEAFSTEPVKNTGKGNSPGFYHVQNITVTVTKSFLEYLKTQPIVFEVFGHYQQHPLHKDAKLEYVRQPPKRMLPPSIPISQPVRSPKFGSVLPSPSTSHVHAKYDVLVWFEICELAPNGEYVPSVVDHSDDLPCRGLFLLHQGIQRRIRITIVHEPASELRWKDVRELVVGRIRNTPEPEEEDNDSSVLSLGLFPGEYLEVPGDDRCMFRFEAAWDSSLHNSALLNRVTAYGEQIFMTISAYLELENCGRPAIITKDLSMIIYGRDARVGPRSLKHLFSGSYRNQEANRLSGVYELVLRRSSEAGVQRRQRRVLDTSSTYVRGEENLHGWRPRGDSLIFDHQWELEKLTRLEEVGKVRHTLLLREKLGIDKVSFCNKISHDFTKSEKDVCNMMAKATNETHASPVKLKRSTSKDIYEPWEMSEREKELALKCIKLIQGRIPNKEPILLSDVSPGEDMADMSTSMMSSVISSSSQESVYERASDYLEQAAGIIVWSKSKSCILRLSSPERARLQELQESILASESASQSCTIAPAPLGSSSPSKENLVLYVPEVEEIRISPVIARKGYLNVLEHKTNGWKKRWVAVRRPYVLIFREEKDPVERALINLATAQVEYSEDQLAMVKVPNTFSVVTKHRGYLLQTLGDKEVYDWLYAINPLLAGQIRSKLARKGPAATNLNNASPVGLIPPIDQQSNQNKYIH; encoded by the exons ATGTCGTCGGTAAAGGTGGCGGTGAGGGTACGACCCTTCAATAATCGAGAAATCTCGCGCGAGGCACAATGCATCATCGAAATGTCCGGCAGCACTACtt CGATATTAAATCCCAAAGCACCACCGGGCAGCAAAGATTCGGTCAAGAGCTTCAATTACGATTATTCCTATTTTTCCATGGAT CCAAATGACGCAAATTATTCTTCACAACTTATGGTCTATAAGGATATCGGTGAAGAGATGTTGGAACATGCCTTCGAAG GTTATAATGTCTGTATATTCGCATATGGACAAACTGGCGCAGGTAAATCGTATACTATGATGGGCAAACAAGAAGAGGGTCAAGAGGGAATAATACCTCAAATTTGCAAGgatctttttagaaaaatcagTCGTAATTCAAACGAGTGCCTGAAATATTCTGTAGAAGTCAGTTACATGGAAATATACTGCGAAAGAGTACGGGATCTCTTGAATCCTAAGAACAAGGGAAATCTTCGGGTAAGAGAACACCCTCTACTTGGACCGTATGTTGAGGATTTATCGAAATTGGCGGTGATGTCCTATCAAGATATTCATGATCTTATCGATGAAGGCAATAAAGCAAG aaCGGTAGCAGCtacaaatatgaatgaaacatCTAGCAGATCTCACGCTGTATTTACGATATTCTTTACACAACAAAAACAAGATTCTGCGACTGGATTAGTGACAGAAAAAGTTAGCAAAATTTCACTCGTCGATTTAGCAGGTTCTGAAAGGGCTGATTCTACTGGTGCAAAAGGTACAAGATTAAAAGAAGGtgctaatattaataaaagcttAACAACCCTTGGAAAAGTCATCAGTGCTCTAGCTGAAATT GcgactaaaaagaaaaagaaggctGATTTTATCCCTTATAGAGATTCTGTTCTAACATGGCTATTGAGAGAAAATCTAGGAGGTAATTCTAAAACAGCGATGATTGCGGCAGTGAGTCCAGCAGATATCAATTACGATGAAACTCTTTCTACTTTAcg ATACGCAGACAGAGCGAAACAAATAGTTTGCAAGGCTGTCGTTAATGAAGATGCAAACGCGAAACTTATCAGGGAACTTAAAGAAGAGATTCAGAAGCTACGAGAATTGCTGAAACAAGAGGGTATTGATGTACAAGAAG GGCCAGATGGTAAAGTCAcatatgaaaagaaagaatcta GAGACGAAATTGTCCGAGTAGTCAAACGTGAGGACGATGTGAAGGAAACTCGACCTAGAATCCCGTCACACACTACATCGACTATCGCTGAAGAAGCAGTAGATCAATTGCAAGCTTCGGAAAAACTTATAGctg aattgaatgaaacatgggaagagaaattgaaacgaaCCGAGCTAATTCGTTTGCAACGTGAGGCAGTGTTCGCTGAAATGGGAGTTGCTGTGAAAGAGGACGGTGTTACTGTTGGTGTGTTCTCTCCAAAAAAGACTCCTCACTTGGTGAATCTGAACGAGGATCCTATGATGTctgaatgtttaatttattacatcaagGATGGCTTCACGCGTATCGGTAGTGCCGAAGCTAACATACCACAAGATATTCAGCTATGTGGACCTCATATATTAAGTGAACACTGTGTTTTTGAGAATCACGAGGGTATTATTACTCTAATGCCCAAAAAAGGAgctttaatttatgtaaatggaCGCGAAGTCACTGAGCCAGTTATTTTGAAAACCGGATCTCGTGTCATTTTAGGAAAGAATCATGTATTCAGATTCAATCATCCTGATCAag ttcgcgaacgaagagaaaaaggatcTCCCGTTGAAACTCCTGGAAATGGAGAGACAGTTGACTGGAACTTTGCACAGATCGAATTGTTAGAAAAGCAAGGAATCGATTTAAAGGCTGAAATGGAGAAAAGACTATTAGTTCTGGAAGAACAATTCCgtaaagagaaggaagaagcaGATCAATTGTTCGAAGAACAAAGAAAa agTTATGAAGCTCGAATAGATGCACTACAAAGACAAGTGGAGGAACAAAGCATGACAATGTCCATGTACAGCAGTTATACACCTGAAGATTTCAATAACATTGAAGAAGATATTTTcg TCAACCCCTTGTTTGACGCAGAGAGCAACTGGACCGAGAGAGAATTCCAGCTGGCCGCTTGGGCCTTTCGCAAATGGAAATATCATCAATTCACAAGTCTTCGAGACGATCTCTGGGGCAACGCTATATTCCTCAAAGAAGCTAACGCTATTTCTGTCGAACTCAAAAAGAAG GTACAATTCCAGTTTACTTTACTCACGGATACGCTTTATTCACCACTTCCACCGGATCTTTTGCCCGTTGTGGATGATGTtttggaagaagaggaaagaccGTTCCCACGTACTATAGTCGCTGTAGAGGTTCAAGATACAAAGAATGGCGCAACACATTATTGGACACTCGATAAACTTAG acAAAAACTGGAATTGATGCGTGAAATGTACCACAATGAAGCAGAATTATCTCCAACATCTCCAGATTTCAATATTGAATCCATAACCGGAGGTGATCCATTCTACGATCGTTTTCCTTGGTTCCGAATGGTTGGCAG GTCCTTTATATATCTAAGCAATCTTATGTATCCTGTACCACTAATTCACAAAGTTGCAATAGTAAACGAAAAAGGAGATGTAAAAGGCTACTTGCGTGTGACTGTGCAAGCTGTCGTTG AAGAGGAAAACAATGAATATTCAAGTGGCGTCAGACAATCAGCTAGAATTTCCTTCGAAGATGATCTATTTGGCAATAATCAAAAGCAGAATAAACGCAACATTCTATTGACTCAGACTCTTGAGAAGAATCGACAGATCTTGTTGCATGAAGAACGTGTTGTAGAAGGTCATAACGAgcaaaaggaaattaaagatGAGGATGATATTGGTGATGCAGACAGCGGTAGAGGCGACAGTTCAGTTTCTAGTGATATGAAGGAAGAAGATTTGCCAGACCACTTACAACTCGGTTCCGAATTCACATTCAGAGTTACTGTGTTGCAAGCAATGGGTATTTCTACCGAATATGCTGATATTTTTTGCCAATTTAA TTTCTTGCATCGACATGATGAAGCATTTTCAACGGAACCGGTTAAAAATACAGGAAAGGGTAATTCTCCTGGATTTTATCATGTACAAAAt atTACGGTAACAGTAACAAAGTCATTTTTGGAATATCTAAAAACTCAGCCGATTGTCTTCGAAGTTTTTGGACATTATCAACAACATCCTTTGCATAAAGATGCCAAACTTGAAta TGTGAGACAACCACCAAAGAGAATGCTTCCACCATCCATACCAATCAGTCAACCTGTACGTTCACCGAAATTTGGTAGCGTTTTACCATCTCCCAGTACATCACACGTACATGCAAAATACGATGTATTAGTTTGGTTCGAAATTTGTGAATTAGCGCCAAATGGTGAATATGTACCCTCCGTGGTCGATCATAGTGATGATCTACCATGCCGTGGATTATTTTTGCTGCATCAGGGAATTCAACGTCGTATTCGAATTACTATTGTTCACGAACCAGCATCTGAATTGCGATGGAAAGATGTTAGAGAATTGGTTGTAGGTCGTATTAGAAACACTCCAGaaccagaagaagaagacaatGATTCATCCGTGCTCTCATTAGGTCTATTTCCTGGTGAATATTTAGAAGTACCCGGTGATGATAGATGCATGTTCAGATTTGAAGCAGCATGGGATAGTTCTCTTCATAATTCAGCTTTGCTGAATAGAGTCACAGCATATGGAGAACAAATCTTTATGACCATTTCTGCATATCTCGaa ttGGAAAATTGTGGAAGGCCGGCGATCATCACAAAAGACTTAAGCATGATTATTTATGGCAGAGACGCTAGAGTAGGACCACGTTCTCTGAAGCATCTGTTCAGCGGAAGTTATCGCAATCAGGAAGCGAATAGGCTCAGTGGTGTTTACGAGTTGGTCCTACGTCGTTCTTCGGAAGCAG gtgTTCAGAGGCGACAACGTCGTGTATTAGACACCAGTTCTACATATGTtagaggagaagaaaatctTCATGGATGGAGACCTCGAGGAGATAGTTTAATATTCGATCATCAATgggaattagaaaaattgacgAGATTAGAAGAAGTGGGGAAAGTAAGACACACATTACTATTACGAGAAAAACTTGGTATTGATAAAGTATCATTCtgcaataaaatatcacaTGATTTCACCAAAAGTGAAAag GACGTTTGTAACATGATGGCGAAGGCAACAAACGAAACGCATGCTAGTCCGGTAAAATTGAAGCGTTCAACAAGTAAAGACATTTATGAACCTTGGGAAATGtccgagagagaaaaagaattagcTTTGAAATGTATCAAACTTATTCAAGGTCGAATTCCAAACAAAGAACCTATTTTATTGTCAGATGTTTCACCTGGAGAAGATATGGCTGATATGTCGACATCTATGATGTCTTCGGTGATATCATCTTCGTCTCAAGAGTCAGTATACGAGAGAGCTAGTGATTACTTAGAGCAG GCCGCTGGTATAATAGTATGGAGCAAGTCTAAGTCGTGCATCCTTAGGTTAAGTTCACCAGAAAGAGCTAGACTGCAGGAATTGCAGGAAAGTATATTAGCCAGTGAATCTGCTAGCCAATCATGTACTATTGCGCCGGCTCCGTTGGGTTCATCTTCTCCATCAAAGGAGAATTTAGTTCTCTACGTTCCAGAAGTCGAAGAAATACGTATCAGTCCAGTTATTGCTAGGAAAGGATATTTGAATGTTCTCGAACACAAGACTAATGGTTGGAAGAAACGCTGGGtg GCTGTGCGACGACCATATGTTTTAATCtttcgagaagaaaaggaTCCAGTGGAGAGAGCTCTTATTAATTTAGCTACTGCTCAAGTTGAATATTCTGAAGATCAATTAGCTATGGTAAAAGTACCAAATACTTTcag tgTAGTCACAAAACATCGaggatatttattacaaacattAGGAGACAAAGAGGTTTATGACTGGCTATATGCTATTAATCCTCTTCTTGCTGGTCAAATCAG GTCAAAACTAGCGCGCAAAGGTCCGGCAGCtacaaatttgaataatgcTTCACCTGTTGGTCTAATTCCGCCAATAGATCAACAATCGAACCAAAATAA GTATATTCATTAA